The genome window TGCACCATTTGGATTTGCTTCTGGAGTAATGTTCCCATCTGCATCACAGTAACGGAAGAGAATTTGGTTATTCTCATTGAGCTTCTTGATGGTAGCTTCATCCGCGAAGTAATTACCCTCGCCATGTGCAATTGGAATTTGGTACGCTTTGTCCATGTCCAATCCACGAGTTACCAAGCTCTCGCCTGTTTGTGGCTTGAGGTAAACATTCTTACAAATGAATTTGTGACTCTCATTGTGCAACAAGGCGCCGGGAAGTAGGTGGCTCTCTGTCAATACTTGGAACCCGTTACAAACACCTAACACGTATCCGCCGTTGTTTGCGTGCTCAATAATGGACTCCATAATTGGAGAAAAACGAGCAATGGCTCCTGAACGAAGGTAATCTCCGTACGAGAATCCACCAGGAAGAACCACAAAGTCAACACCTTGTAAATCGGTGTCTTTGTGCCACAATTCAACCGTTTCGCACCCCATCACATTGCGGAGTACATAAATCATGTCTTGATCACAGTTCGATCCTGGAAAGGTTACAACGCCAAATTTCATGTTGCTGAGAATTTGCCGCAAAGGTAAAGAATAAGTTA of Phaeocystidibacter marisrubri contains these proteins:
- the purQ gene encoding phosphoribosylformylglycinamidine synthase subunit PurQ, whose amino-acid sequence is MKFGVVTFPGSNCDQDMIYVLRNVMGCETVELWHKDTDLQGVDFVVLPGGFSYGDYLRSGAIARFSPIMESIIEHANNGGYVLGVCNGFQVLTESHLLPGALLHNESHKFICKNVYLKPQTGESLVTRGLDMDKAYQIPIAHGEGNYFADEATIKKLNENNQILFRYCDADGNITPEANPNGAVENIAGITNEGRNVFGMMPHPERAADANLGNLDGKAMFESILNLVNG